The Streptomyces sp. NBC_00224 genome contains the following window.
GCCAAGAACGTGGTGGGCCTCGGCCTCGGCACGGTCTTCCGGTTCTGGTCGTACCGCACCTGGGTGTTCCGGGCGCTGCCCGCCCGGGAGGCCGTGGAGACCGCCGAATCCTTTCTCGGCGATGCCCCTCAGCCGTACGCCCGCAACAATTCCGGCTCCTGATCCTTCGAGCCCGTGAATCAGGGGCGTAATCCGGTCATCTGATCGTCTGCTCCGGCTCGCGCGGGTCGCGTGGGTCGCGCGCGTTGCGGCTCAGGAACAGCGCGAACACCGCGGGCTGCTGCTGGAGCATCTCCAGGCGGCCGCCGTCCGCCTCCGCCAGGTCGCGGGCGACCGCGAGGCCGATGCCGGTGGAGTTGCGGCCGCTGATGGTCCGCTCGAAGATCCGCGCCCCGAGGTCGGCCGGCACACCTGGCCCCTGGTCGGTGACCTCGATCACGGTCTGGTTGCCGGTGACCCGGGTGCGCACCGCGACCGTGCCGCCGCCGTGCATCAGCGAGTTCTCGATCAGCGCCGCCAGGACCTGGGCGACCGCCCCCGGGGTGCCCACCGCCCGCAGCCCCTGCTTGCCGGAGCGCACGATCGCGCGGCCCGCGCTGCGGTAGGCCGGGCGCCACTCCTCCAGCTGCTGCTTGACCACCTCGTCGAGGTCGAAGACGACGGCCGAGCCGATCCGGGGGTCGCGGGAGTTGGTGAGGAGGCGCTCCACCACGTCGGTGAGCCGCTCGACCTGGGTGAGCGCGATCGTCGCCTCCTCCTTGACCGTGTCCAGGTCGTCGGTGAGGGCGATCTCCTCCAGCCGCATGGACAGCGCGGTGAGCGGGGTGCGCAGCTGGTGGGAGGCGTCGGCGGCGAGCCGGCGCTCGGCGGTGAGCATCTTGCCGATCCGCTCGGCGGAGGAGTCCAGGACGTCGGCGACCCGGTCCAGCTCGTGCACCCCGTACCGCTTGTGGCGGGGACGCGGGTCGCCGGAGCCGAGCCGCTCGGCGGTCTCGGCCAGATCGGTGAGCGGGGAGGCCAGCTTGTTGGCCTGGCGTACGGCGAGGAGCACCGCGGAGACGATGGCGAGCAGCGCCACCGCGCCGATGATCAGCAGGGTGCGCCCGACCTCCCGGGTGACCGTGGAGCGGGACTCCTCGACCAGGACGGCCTCGCCGCGCGCGCCGGTGGCGGTGCCGCGGATGAGCGAGCCGCTGGGCCGGGAGCCGAGCTCGATGGGGGCGCGGCCGGGGATGTCGATGCGGGCGTAGCGGTCGGGGCCGACCCCGGCCAGCGACTGGGGGCCGACCGTCTCGCCCGCGAGCATCCGGCTGTCGATGACGCTGACGAGCCGCAGCGCCTCGGAGTTCACGCTCTCCTGGGCGCTACTGCTGATCGTCCTGGTCTCGACGATGACGAGGGAGACGCCGAAGACGGCGATCACCACGAGCACCACGGCGAGCGTGGAGTTGATCAGTCGGCGGCGCATGGCTCAGTGTCCCAGGACGTACGGGCCGCGGGTCGTCAGCTCTTCTCGAAGCGGAAGCCGACGCCGCGGACGGTGGCGATGTAGCGCGGGTTGGCGGCGTCGTCGCCGAGCTTCTTGCGCAGCCAGGAGATGTGCATGTCGAGCGTCTTGGTCGAGGACCACCAGGTGGTGTCCCAGACCTCGCGCATCAGCTGGTCGCGGGTGACGACCCGGCCCGCGTCGCGCACGAGGACCCGCAGCAGGTCGAACTCCTTGGCGGTGAGCTGGAGCTCCTCGTCGCCCATCCAGGCGCGGTGCGACTCGACGTCGATCCGTACGCCGTGGGTGGCGGGCTGGGGGGCCGGCTCGGTGGCGCCGCGCCGCAGCAGGGCCCGCACCCGGGCCAGCAGCTCGGCCAGCCGGAACGGCTTGGTGACGTAGTCGTCGGCGCCGGCGTCGAGGCCGACCACGGTGTCCACCTCGTCGGCGCGGGCGGTCAGCACCAGGATCGGGACGGTGTGGCCCTCGGAGCGGAGCCTGCGGGCCACCTCCAGGCCGTCCATGCCGGGCAGCCCCAGGTCGAGTACGACCAGGTCGGCGCCTCCCTGCAGTCCGGCGTCGAGGGCGGTCGGGCCGTCCTCGCGGACCTCGACCTCGTAACCCTCCCGACGCAGTGCGCGGGCCAGCGGCTCCGAGATGGACGCGTCGTCCTCGGCGAGCAGTACACGGGTCATGGGGGTGATGGTAGTCCGCGACCGGGACGGCCTGTCCGTGGAACCCGTCAGGGATCGGCCGGGGTTGGGGGCCGCGCCCGTTCTTGATCGTCCCCTGACCGCCTCTTGATCGTCCGGCGGCCGTTCCTTGATCGTCTTTTGCCCGTCCGCCCCTGCGGCTCTGGGATGCGATCCTGTTAACCACCTTCGAATGTGGGCAGATGGTTCCAGCAGCGCCTGTGATCCATATCTCAAGTCCTTCCATATGCGGCTGTGTGGTGTCGTATGGTGTCTCAACGCCTTTAGCACTAACACGGGGACCTTTGGCCTGCTTGGCGCGCCAAGGGTCTCTTTTCTGCACAAGGACCGGAATTACTTATTCCGGTTCTGAAGACAGTGAATGACCTATGGGCCGGGCCCCGGGCGCGATGTTGCGCCCCGGGCGTGGATCCCGGTGGGTCCGTCCTCTCGCCTCCGTCACCACGGAGGCGAACCCCTCGGGCGTAGGGGCGGGGCGGCTCCCCTGCCGGTGCCGGCCACCCCCCACCGGGCGCGACCACCGCTCACGAAGCGCGCGTCCCGAGCAAGCAAGGATCGACCATGGCGTCCAGCCTGACGAAGGACTCGGTCAGCACCACCGGATCCGAGAAGACCTTCTTCGGCCACCCCCGCGGCCTGGCCACTCTCTTCATGACCGAGATGTGGGAGCGCTTCTCCTACTACGGCATGCGCGCCCTTCTCGTGTACTACCTGGTCTCCGGCGGTGCCGACGCGGCGACCGGCGCCCAGGGCGGCGGCCTCGCCATGCGGGCGACCACGGCCACGGCCATCTACTCCGTCTACGTCTCCATGGTCTACCTCATGGCGATGCCGGGCGGCTGGTTCGGCGACCGTGTGTGGGGTGCCCGCAAGACGGTCACCGTCGCCGGCTTCGTGATCATGAGCGGTCACCTTGCGCTGGCCCTGCCCGGTCAGGCGCCGTTCTTCGCCGGCCTGGTACTGGTCGCCGTCGGCTCGGGTCTGCTCAAGGCCAACATCTCCACGATGGTCGGCCACCTGTACAACGGTGCGGACGACCCGCGACGCGACGGTGGCTTCACCGTCTTCTACATGGGCATCAACCTCGGTGCCTTCGCGGCGCCGCTGGTCATCGGCACGGTCGGCAAGGAGCACAACTGGCACCTGGGCTTCGCCCTCGCCGCGCTCGGCATGGCCCTGGGTCTGGCGCAGTTCCTCCTCGGCACCAAGCACCTGGACCCGAAGAGCAGCCTCGTCCCGAACCCGCTGTCCGCCGAGGAGCGCAAGGGCGTCCTCACCAAGGTCGCCGCCGTCGTCGCCGCCGTCGCCGTGTTCTACGGTGTCGTGGTCGCCATGGGCGCCTACACCCTGAACTGGGCGCTGGTTCCGCTCACCCTCGCCGGTCTGATCATCCCGATCGCCGTCCTGGTCCGCATCAAGCGCGACAAGGACCTGTCGACGACCGAGCAGTCGAAGATGAACGGCTACATCTGGCTGTTCGTCGCGGCCGCCGTCTTCTGGATGATCTACGACCAGGGCGGCTCGACCCTGTCGCTGTTCGCGGACGCCAAGACCACCGACAACGTCGGCGGCATCCACTTCTCGGCCACCTGGTACCAGTCGCTGAACCCGCTCTTCGTCATGGCCCTCGCCCCGGTCTTCGCCTGGCTGTGGCTGTGGCTGGCGCGTAAGAACCAGGAGCCCAACACCATCGTGAAGTTCGCGATGGGCCTGGTCATCATCGGTGCCTCGTTCTTCGTCTTCATCGTCCCGATGAACATGGCGGGCGACGGCAAGGTCTCCCCGATGTG
Protein-coding sequences here:
- a CDS encoding ATP-binding protein, translating into MRRRLINSTLAVVLVVIAVFGVSLVIVETRTISSSAQESVNSEALRLVSVIDSRMLAGETVGPQSLAGVGPDRYARIDIPGRAPIELGSRPSGSLIRGTATGARGEAVLVEESRSTVTREVGRTLLIIGAVALLAIVSAVLLAVRQANKLASPLTDLAETAERLGSGDPRPRHKRYGVHELDRVADVLDSSAERIGKMLTAERRLAADASHQLRTPLTALSMRLEEIALTDDLDTVKEEATIALTQVERLTDVVERLLTNSRDPRIGSAVVFDLDEVVKQQLEEWRPAYRSAGRAIVRSGKQGLRAVGTPGAVAQVLAALIENSLMHGGGTVAVRTRVTGNQTVIEVTDQGPGVPADLGARIFERTISGRNSTGIGLAVARDLAEADGGRLEMLQQQPAVFALFLSRNARDPRDPREPEQTIR
- a CDS encoding response regulator transcription factor, coding for MTRVLLAEDDASISEPLARALRREGYEVEVREDGPTALDAGLQGGADLVVLDLGLPGMDGLEVARRLRSEGHTVPILVLTARADEVDTVVGLDAGADDYVTKPFRLAELLARVRALLRRGATEPAPQPATHGVRIDVESHRAWMGDEELQLTAKEFDLLRVLVRDAGRVVTRDQLMREVWDTTWWSSTKTLDMHISWLRKKLGDDAANPRYIATVRGVGFRFEKS
- a CDS encoding peptide MFS transporter — translated: MASSLTKDSVSTTGSEKTFFGHPRGLATLFMTEMWERFSYYGMRALLVYYLVSGGADAATGAQGGGLAMRATTATAIYSVYVSMVYLMAMPGGWFGDRVWGARKTVTVAGFVIMSGHLALALPGQAPFFAGLVLVAVGSGLLKANISTMVGHLYNGADDPRRDGGFTVFYMGINLGAFAAPLVIGTVGKEHNWHLGFALAALGMALGLAQFLLGTKHLDPKSSLVPNPLSAEERKGVLTKVAAVVAAVAVFYGVVVAMGAYTLNWALVPLTLAGLIIPIAVLVRIKRDKDLSTTEQSKMNGYIWLFVAAAVFWMIYDQGGSTLSLFADAKTTDNVGGIHFSATWYQSLNPLFVMALAPVFAWLWLWLARKNQEPNTIVKFAMGLVIIGASFFVFIVPMNMAGDGKVSPMWLVSIYMIQTIGELCLSPVGLSVTTKMAPQKYASQMMGVWFLAVTAGDCFTGLLSLAGVSLDGLGIIAMEASMAAVAGLAIYMYRKNVKSLMGGVH